In Bacteroidota bacterium, the following are encoded in one genomic region:
- a CDS encoding class I SAM-dependent methyltransferase, which produces MKFKEIDIRPSDLMKLKEPALEHDKQFLLARKDEFIKVNCPACCSDDHSKWAIKDNFDYTICNQCNTVFMNPRANELLLADFYKQSKNYEFWNKYIFPASDEIRKERIFKPRAQKVIDFCTKHQINGTILEVGAAYGTFCEAIKGFNYFQRIIAVEPTPDLAETCRKKDLEVFQEPIENVKLPNESIDVVVSFEVIEHLFNPKDFIINCTSMLKKGGLFICTCPSIDGLGTLVLKEKAKVIDHEHLNYFSPSSLALLFQDCCLEILEVSTPGELDVDLLKNAFIENPEDFSDQQFISKILSSEEEKIRNNFQDFLKKNLLSSHLWIIGRKK; this is translated from the coding sequence ATGAAATTTAAAGAAATCGACATACGTCCAAGTGATTTAATGAAACTGAAAGAACCAGCATTAGAGCATGACAAACAATTCCTACTTGCGAGAAAAGATGAATTTATTAAAGTGAATTGCCCGGCCTGCTGTTCAGATGATCATTCCAAATGGGCTATTAAAGATAATTTTGATTATACAATCTGTAATCAATGTAATACAGTCTTCATGAACCCCAGAGCAAACGAACTCTTATTAGCAGATTTCTATAAACAGTCAAAGAATTATGAGTTCTGGAATAAATATATTTTCCCTGCGTCAGATGAGATAAGAAAAGAACGGATTTTTAAACCCAGGGCTCAAAAGGTAATAGATTTTTGCACTAAACATCAAATTAATGGAACTATATTAGAGGTTGGGGCAGCATATGGAACATTTTGCGAAGCGATTAAGGGTTTTAATTATTTCCAGAGAATTATTGCGGTAGAGCCAACACCAGATTTAGCTGAAACATGCAGAAAGAAAGATCTTGAGGTGTTTCAAGAACCAATCGAAAATGTAAAATTACCAAATGAATCAATTGATGTTGTGGTTAGTTTTGAAGTTATAGAACATTTGTTTAATCCCAAAGATTTTATTATCAATTGCACATCAATGTTAAAAAAGGGTGGACTATTCATCTGTACATGCCCAAGTATAGATGGATTAGGCACACTTGTCCTTAAAGAAAAAGCCAAAGTTATTGACCATGAACATTTGAACTATTTTTCACCATCATCTCTGGCGTTACTATTCCAAGATTGTTGTTTGGAAATCTTAGAAGTTTCAACTCCAGGAGAACTTGACGTTGATTTGTTGAAAAATGCTTTTATAGAAAACCCTGAAGACTTTTCAGATCAACAATTCATAAGTAAAATCTTGAGTTCCGAAGAAGAAAAAATTAGAAACAATTTTCAGGATTTCTTGAAGAAAAATTTATTATCATCACATTTATGGATTATAGGTAGAAAAAAATAA